TTAGAAGCTTATAAAGATGGTTTCAAACATGCATTATCGGCGATTATTGATGGTCACCTTACGACTTTGATTACGGCAATTATCCTTTACATCTTTGGTACAGGACCTATCCAAGGTTTTGCGGTAACGCTTATCATTGGTTTGATTATGACTTTGTTCACATCAGTTCTTTTGTCAAGATTGATGATTTTCAACAGATTAAGCAAAGGTAAATCGCTTTCTGTATGGACACCAATGACGAAAAATGCATTCCGTAACGTATGGATTGACTTTATTGGAAAAAGAAAATATGCTTATATCTTCTCAGCAGTTTTAATGATAATCAGTATTGCATCTATTGCTGTTAATGGGTTCAAATTCGGTATCGACTTTACAGGTGGACGTAACTATGTGGTACGTTTCGAAAAACCAGTCGATGCAGAAAAAATTGAATCTAGCATTGCCAAACTAATGCAAACAGAAGATGGTAAAAACTCTGCTGTAGAAGCTAAAACATTCGGTAGTGGTAGCCAACTTAAGATCTCAACAGATTACCTTATTGATGACGAATCTTTAGCAGCTGACCAAAGTGTAGAACAAAAAATCTACGAAGGCGTAAAAGCACAACTTCCAGCTAATATGACTTTAGCAGATTTCAAAGCAGCAGACAAAGACCATGCAGGTATTGTATCCTCAACAAAAGTAGGACCTACGGTAGCAGATGATATCAAAACAGGAGGTATGTTAGCCGTACTGGCATCATTAGTCGGTATCTTTATCTACATCTTGGTGAGATTCGACAAATGGCAATTTTCTCTAGGTGCAGTTGTAGGTTTATTCCATGATACAGTTGTTATTCTGGGTGTATACTCATTATTCTATAAGATTGCACCATTTAATATGGAGATCAATCAAGACTTTATTGCTGCAATTCTTACCGTGATAGGTTACTCGATTAACGATACCGTAATTATCTTTGACCGTATCCGTGAGTATATCCGTGAGAAAAAATCAATTACATTGGCAGGATTGTTCGACGACTCTATCTCAAGTACAATCGGTAGAACATTCAATACCTCATTCACAACGATTTTGGTTATCCTAGCGATTTTCATCTTCGGTGGCGAAAACCTTAGAGGCTTTATGTTCTGTCTATTGGTAGGTATTGGTTTCGGGACATATTCATCTATTTTCATTGCGTCAGCAACCGCTTACGATTTCTTAAAAGGAAAGAAAAAAGAAGATACGCCACATGGCAAAACAACAGTAGATAATCCTTTGGTTAATCAATAATCAAACAACTTGATACAAAAAACCTTCAGCACAGTTCTGAAGGTTTTTTTTGTTTGGGCGCCATTTCCGGCTGTCACTAGTCGCTGCGCCGCGCCTTGGCTAATGCCCGCGCCTGCGGCGCGAGCTCCAACAGGCCGTTCCATCCGGGGCGCACCAGCTTTGCGTATATTTTTAATACCCATTTTAATAGACTATTTATACCTTATAAATTTAGCAAGCTTGGTAATGCTCGATAGCAAGCTTGGTAATATCCAATAGCAAGCTTGGTAATGCTCGATAGCAAGCTTGGTAATGTTCAATAGCAAGCTTGATAATGTTCAATAGCAAGCTTGATAATACTCAATAGCAAGCTTGCTATTAATTTAAAACAAGTTTTCAGTTAGAATTATAATTTACAATTGATAATTTGTAATTCACAATTCGTAACTTCGCAACGCATGAAAAAGAAGCAAAAATCAGCCGCTATCGGCTTTATATTCATTACGTTATTAATAGATATAACAGGCTGGGGAATTATTATTCCAGTAGTTCCGAAGCTTATCCAAGAGCTTATCCATGCAGATGTTAGCGAAGCTGCACGCTATGGCGGATGGCTGAGTACGCTTTACGCGGTGATGCAGTTTTTGTTTGCTGCAGTATTAGGAGGGCTAAGTGACAAATTCGGGCGTCGCCCCATTATTTTAGCATCATTATTAGGATTTGCAATTAACTTTTACATTCAAGCCATCGCGCCGACAATATTTTGGTTGTTTGTAGGACGTGTATTTTCGGGCATTACAGGCGCAAGCATTACAACAGCCAGTGCTTATATTGCAGATGTATCGACAGACGAAGACCGTGCGAAGAATTTTGGATTAGTAGGGGCAGCATTTGGTTTAGGATTTATTATAGGACCTGTCATTGGAGGTGTTTTAGGACAATATGGTTCGCGTGTTCCATTTTATGCAGCATCAGGATTGTGTCTGGTCAATTTCCTTTACGGCTTGTTTGTTCTTCCTGAAAGTTTACCGAAAGAAAATCGCAGAAACTTCGATTGGAAACGTGCCAATCCTATCGGTGCACTTATGGGATTAAAACGCCATCCCGAACTTTTAGGTCTTATTGCAGCTTTAGTTTTGGTGTATATCGCGGGACATGCTATGCAAACCAACTGGACATTTTTCACAATGTACAAATTCAATTGGAGCGAACGACTGATAGGGATTTCATTGGGTGTTTCTGGTCTTATGGCGGCTTTGGTACAAGGTGTTCTGATACGTTATTTGCAGCCTAAATTGGGTAACGAAAGAAGCATTTATTATGGATTAATATTATATTCTATCGGGATGTTGTTGTTTGCATTTGCTAGCGAAAGTTGGATGATGTTTGCATTTTTGGTGCCTTATGGTTTAGGTGGAATTTGTGGTCCTGCTTTACAATCGGTGATTTCGTCTCAGGTCCCGAATAGTGAACAGGGAGAATTGCAAGGGGCTTTAGCGAGTTTGGTAAGTTTGACCTCTATTGTTGGACCACCTTTGATGACTAATATTTTCTTTTATTTTACACACGACAGTGCGCCTTTCAAGTTTGCAGGTGCGCCATTCTTTTTAGGTTTTATTTTAATGGGAATAAGTGCTGCTGTGGCTTATTATAGTTTTGTCCATAATAGAAAGCTTAAAGAAAAGAAAAATAAAATGTCTTAGTTATAACTCGTAATTCGTTAGTTTCTTAAGAAATATTTAAGCCAAATATTTAGAATCGATTTAATAATGTTTTGTAAGTTTGCACAATGGAATTAAGTTTTGGTGAAATGCTTATGATAGCTTTGGCTATCATTGTTTTATTTGGACCGGACAAACTGCCGGAAATTGCCCGTGGTTTGGGACAAGGTGTTCGTAAAATGCGTGGTGCAGTGGATGATATCAAAACCGAAATTATGAAAGAAGCGGATAATCCTGTTGCCGAAATCAAAAAGGAAATTGACAAGGTGAAGCAATCTGTACAAGATTATAATCCAGTTAATGATCTTAAAAAAACGGTGTCCCTAGAGGAAGATAAACCTAAAGTTGATCCGCTGAATGATGAACACGAAGGTCCTGTAAGTCGATAATATGCACGAATTAATAGAGAAAGATAGAGCGCTTTTAGTGTTTCTGAATAATCTTGGCAATGTAGGAAGTGATCCTTTTTGGTTGTTGATTACTGGCAAATGGATTTGGATTCCGTTGTATATTATTTTTCTTTATTTACTTTTCAAAACCTATAAGCCAAAATCCCTGATATTCATTGTTGTTTTTATTGCTTTAGGAATAACTTTTACAGACCAAATTGCTGGTGTTTTCAAATATGGAATTGCGCGACTGCGACCTTGTCACGATGAAGAGTTAATTCCACAATTAAGAATGATAACTTGTGGCGGAAAGTATGGTTTTTTCTCATCACATGCTGCCAATAGCTTTTTTATCGCAACTTTTCTAAGCATACTTTTAGCCAAAAAATACCGATGGCTTCCGATGGGCGTTTTTATTTGGGCAAGTTTTATTTCATACAGCCGCGTTTATCTCGGGGTACATTTCCCATTAGATATTATTTTCGGTGCTTTGGTAGGTTTTTTATCAGGCGGATTGTTTGCTGAGTTTACCAAAATTGTTCTTAGAAAACAACAAGTAATCTAACCTGTTGTGCATTTTGAAGTAAAGTAAAAAGTGATTGATAACCAGCAGTGTTTCATTACTTTAGTATAGCTTATATAAAATGAAAGCAGTTGTTTAATTTTAAAAGGACTTTTTTTTGAACAAAACTTTGTTTATCATTGCGATAATTTAAGTGCAAAGCAAGACAAGACAAGAATTATTCAATACCATATTGAAAATAGGTATAAACAACGACGTTACACTTATTTACTAAATACAAAAAGGAAAAATGCACAATGATTAGGTAACCTAGTCTTAATTAATCGTTGTGATAAGGTTTTCCTTGCAGAATTGTTGCGGCACGATAGATTTGTTCCACAAAAAATAAGCGTATCATTTGATGTGTGAAGGTCATTTTGGAAAGTGATATTTTTTCGTTCGCTATTTGATAGATGTCATCAGAAAAACCATAAGCACCGCCCACCAAAAAATGAATTTTCTTGATAGAGCTACCCATCCAAAAATCAATTTTTTGTGAAAACTCTCTACTCGTGAATTGTTTACCTTTTTCGTCGAGCAGAATGACCAATTCGCCAGCTTCGATATGATGTTTAAAAAGTTTGGCTTCTTCTTTTTTAAGCGCTTCTGGACTTAGTTTTTTTACATTTTTAACATCAGGAATTTCTACAAGACAAAAATTCCAATGCTTGGGAAGTCTTGGGATGTAATAGTTGATGAGATTACTGATTTCTTTGTCATCGGTTTTGCCGATGCAGAGGAAATTAATTCGCATTTAGTATATTTGTTTGTGCAATAAAAAGCTATGGCTAAAAAATTACCCAAATTTATTATAAAAATTCGAGATTTTCTGGATGGTATCCATATTCCAGGTTTGGGTATATCATTACTGCAAATGATGAAGGTCTATTTTGCGGGGATTTTTAATAATCCTTTGGGCAAGCAGGCGGCAAGTATATCATGGAGTTTCTTTTTGAGTCTTTTCCCGATGATACTATTCATGTTTTCTATTTTGCCATACATGCCACATTATGATAAGTTACAGTTCTATATTTTTGAAGTGCTGATGGACAATGTCTTTCCGTCTCACATGCAGCAAGACGTCAGCGATTATATCCAAAATAATATTGTCCCAAATATGAAGGGCATTAGCAATCTCACGATTTTGTTGGTGTTTGTTTTCGGGACCAATGGTGCTTTTAGTTTAATCAATGGTTTTAATCATAACACCGAACTGCAACGTGGTTTTATCAAAGAATATGCTTTGGCAATGCTCATTACTTTAGCATTTATGAGCTTAGCATTGCTTTCCGTTTTTGGGATTTATTACAGCGAGGTGGTACTCAAACTTTTTACGCCAGAATATAACATCAGTTGGTTGGTCGATAACTTGTCCAAAATTATTGGATTTATCTCATTTCCGTTATTTTACTTTATCCTATTGGCTTTGTTTTATTGGGTAGGCTGTCTTAAAATTACTAAGTTTTCTGAAGCCATTCCTGGTGCGATTTTAACGACTATTTTATTTGTTATCTTAACCTATGGTTTTGCGATTTATGTGGCTAAATTTGCGCGTTACAATGTACTTTATGGATCCATTGGGTCTATTATATTGGTGATGGTTTGGGTAAATATCAATGTAATGCTTATCCTTCTTGGTAACGAATTGAATCTCGCTATTAAAAAAGTAAAACTCGAAAATATCATTCAGCAAGAGATGATTGTTCATGAAGAGCATGCAGAATCTCTATCAGAAAATCTGGATTAAAATTACCTAGAACTCGGTATGTTTTTTTAAAAAACATAATATATTTTTGAAATCAAATAATATACTATGAAAAAAATTACATTAGTTCTCACATTAATCTTTTCAATTTCAATTTTGAATGTAAGTTGTTTTGAAGATCTTTTTGGAGAAAGAGATGATGAGACGACTTCTACATCTTCGAGCAATACAAATGAAAGACCAGGTTATGACTACAGCTTTACATGTCCTGGTGGTACAAAAAGCAGCGTTCCCATTCCAAAAGGATCAGAGAAATGTCAAAAAGCACAAGAGTATTTTGCAAGAACTTACGGATGTAATGATGCTGATAATTTTAATACCGCTAATTGTCGAGTATGCAAGGATTGTAATTGGCAAAACTACTGCTCTGTCTGTAATTAAAATTTTTCTAATACAAAAACGACTGAAGATATTCAGTCGTTTTTGTATTAATTGTTTTTTGCTTTATCAAGATTTACTTTTAATAGAAAAAATCCAGCAACGCCCGAAATTAAGGATGCAAGAAGAATTGCAACTTTAGCTTCATTTTGATAATCGACATGTCCAGGGAAAGATAAAATCGCTAAGAAAATTGACATTGTAAATCCGATTCCCGCCAACAGGGCAACACCAAAGATAGAGTTCCAGTTGCTTCTCTCCGGAAGACTGCTTAGTTGAAGTTTAATAGCGATGTAGGAAAACAAACTGATTCCGATAAATTTTCCGAATATTAGGCCGCCCATAATTCCGTAAGATAAAGGATTGAAAAAGTTATTAAAAACTTGTGGGTCAATCATAATATTGGTATTTGCAAATGCAAAAACAGGCATAATAAAATAAGAAACAGGCTTGTGAAGACTGTGTTCAATACGTTTTAATAAAGAGCCACGATTGGTTTTGTTTGGAATACAAAATGCCAGAATAACGCCGGCAATTGTCGCGTGTATCCCAGAATGATGCATAAAATACCACAACAATAATCCTGGAATAATATAGAAAATAGGCTGAGAAACTTTTTTAAGGTTAAGAATAATTAGCAATACGACAATCGCTAAACAATATCCCAAATACAGCCAATGTAAAGAAGTCGTATAGAAAATTGCAATTACCAATATCGCGCCCAAGTCATCCACAATAGCCAAAGCCGCTAGAAAAACCTTCAACGATATAGGAACGCGTTTTCCCAATAATGAAAGAATTGCTAAAGAAAAAGCAATATCGGTAGCCATCGGGATTCCCCAACCAGCATGATATTCGGTGTCGTGATTGATAGCAAAATAGATTAAAGCAGGAACAAGCATTCCTCCGATTGCAGCAAAAATCGGGAGAGAAGCTTTTTTGATGTCCGATAATTCGCCTTCGAGGATTTCTCTTTTTATTTCAAGTCCTACCAAAAGGAAAAATACCGCCATAAGGCCATCATTAATCCATGTAGCGAGAGAGTATTGCAAATGCAGACTTTCGAAACCGAAAGGATGTGCTAGTAGTTCCGCAAAAAGTTCTCCCGCGGAGGAATTTGCAATTAACAATGAGAAAATTACACAAATGATAAGGATAACGCCAGAAGACTGCTCTGACCCAAAAATGCTCTTTAATTTTAATTTCAAAACTTTTATTTTACGAGGCGTTTTACTTTATTAACGCCATTAATATTCTTTAGTTGTCGGAAGGTTTCATCCAACTGATTTCTATTACGGACTTCAAGATTTATTGTGCCAGTGAAAATTCCGTCGTTAGACGCAATAGACATCGACTTCATGTCCATCTCCATAGAGTTGCTGATCACGGCTGTAATATCGTTAATCATACCCATTCTGTCCAGACCTTCAATCTCGATTTGGATTCTGTTTTTGAAGCTTTCGGCATTTACCCATTTAGCCACCAAAACACGATAATCATAGTTGGCACGTAGGTTAATCGCATTGGGACAATTGTCGTTGTGGACTTTAATGCCTTCCGAAATGGTAATAAATCCAAAAATCTTGTCACCAGGAATTACCGTACAACATTTTGCAAAACTATAATTCAGTTTTTCTTCATCTTTTCCAAATACAATCAGGTCAAGATCTTGCGCTTGGGTGTCGTTTTCGATATTGACTTTGGAGGTTGGTGATTTTCTGAAACGTTGCAAAATATTGCTAAAGAGACTTCTCCCTTCCAGATATCGTCGAAGGTCCCCTATGTCATAAGTGCCATCTTGGAATCCTAAAAAGACATCTTGCGAGGTTTTTAAATTTAGGAATTTCTGAAGTTTATTAATTTCTTCATCATTGAAATTAAGTTTTGCATGGCGCATTTTACGTTGCAAAATTTCTTTGCCTTCTGTTGTGCGCGTGTTTTTTTCTGAATTAAGAATGGTCTTAATCTTCGATTTTGCTTTTGATGTTACTACAAAATCCAACCAATCGGATTTTGGTTTTTGGTTTTGCGAAGACAAAATATCCACTTGGTCGCCGTTTTGCAAAACGTAACTTATCGGCACCAATTTGCCATTAACTTTTGCACCAAGACATTTCATTCCCAAATCTGAGTGTACCGCAAAAGCGAAATCCAGAGCTGTTGCACCAGTTGGCAAAATTTTAATTTCTCCTTTTGGTGTAAATACAAAAACTTCCTTAGAATAAAGATTAAGTTTGATATTATCCAAAAGCTCCGAGGTTGATAGATCTTGTTGTTGCTCGAGAACTTCACGGATTTCGGTCACCCAACGGTCAAAATTTTGGTCGTCAGAATTTTTGTAACCTTCTTTGTAACGGTAATGCGCAGCGACACCTTTTTCGGCAATTTCGTCCATACGCTCGCTGCGGATTTGCACTTCTATCCATTTTTTATCAGGCCCCATCACGGTAAGATGCAAACTTTCATAGCCAGTTGACCTTGGCTGTGAAATCCAGTCGCGCATTCGCGAAGGATTGCTACGGTAAAGATCGGTTACAATGGAGTAAATTTTCCAAGCAAGGAACTTTTCATTTTTAGCGTCAGATTTATAAATAATTCGGATGGCGTAGTTGTCAAAAACCTCTTCGAACGTTACGTTCTGCTTCATCATTTTACGATAAATAGAACTTATAGCTTTCGCGCGACCTTTTATTTTGAAGTTGAGTCCTTCTTCTTTCAGCTGTTCAGAAACTTCTTTTTTAAATTCTTGAATATATTTGTCGCGACTTTCTTTTGCAAGCTCGAGTTTGCTGACAATTTCGTTATATACTTCGGGGTTATTATATTTTAGAGAAAGGTCTTCCAGCTCGGATTTGATGTTGTAAAGCCCAAGACGATGCGCCATAGGGGCGTAGATATAGACGGTTTCCGAGGCTATTTTCTGTTGCTTGTCGGGACGCATACTTTCCAGCGTTCTCATATTATGAAGACGGTCGGCAATTTTTATTAAAATTACACGGAAGTCTTCTGATAAAGTCAAAAGCAACTTACGATAATTCTCAGATTGTATGGAAATGTTTTGGTTATTCATGACCGATATTTTGGTCAAACCATTCACAATATCCGCAATCTTTTTTCCGAAGATTTTTTTGATATCTTCATAGGTATATTCCGAATCTTCGATAACGTCGTGTAGCAGGGCACAAGCAATACTTGTCGCACCAAGACCAATTTCGTTGGCAACAATTTTTGCCACTTCTATTGGATGATAGATGTAAGGTTCTCCCGTTTTTCGTCGTTGATCTTTGTGCGCGTCCAATGCAATATCAAAGGCTTTGCGGATCAACTTGTTTTGATCTTCGTCTAAAGTTCGATATGTATTGGCTATCAGGTCTTTATAGCGGGCAAGGATCTCCTTGTTTTCTTTTTCTAAATCGTAAGCCATGATTTGTGTAATGAAGCTACTAATTTAAGAAAAAAATCAAGTTTTGTTCAAGTTTTTGAGATAGAATCTTTGGTTTTTTCAGCGATTAACAATAAGTTTTCGAAGTTTTGGAAAATAAGTAGATATTAAGCACTGTGTTTGATTTTCAAGATTTTTTTTGATTTTAAAATTAATCCTTGACAATCGCGTACAAAACATGATTTTGATACTTATCGCCTTTTTTAGAATTGGCTTTCAAAATACCTTCCATCGTCATTCCTGCTTTTTGCATAACTTTTCCTGAAGCGGGGTTGAAATCAAAATGTGTTGCAAAAATTCTTTTGAGATGTAAAGTTTCAAAACCGAAATCTATAATGGCTTTTACAGCTTCGGTTGTGTAGGCGTTGTTCCAAAAGTTGATGTCCATCCAATAGCCTAGTTCGGCTTTGTTAAAAGCTTTGTCAATGTTTAAGTCGATGCCGCCAATGATTTGATTATCTTCTTTTAGTCGAATAGCGAATATATAATGATTTTGATTTTTAAAACCGTTTTCGGAGAGATTTATCCAAAATTTTGCACTTTCTGTTGTGTATGGGAAAGGCATGTTTAGTGTGTTTTCCGAATAGATTTTGTTATTAAGGATTTTTACAATGGATTCTATATCGCTGTCGTGTGGTTGGTTCAGAATAAGGCGTTCGGTTTCTATTTTTGGAAAATCCATGCTTTGTTTTTTATTTAATTTAAAAATAATAAAACCTGCCGAATAGACAGGTTTTAATTTATGAAAATTGTTTTTTTCTTAACCAAAAGAATAGGCCTCCTAATAAACCTAAAATCCCAAGTGGTAGCAGAAGGTTGATCCATTGCCAATTTTGGCGTTCTCCATCAATACGTTGTTTGTCTAATAGTCGCATTTCGAGATTTCGGTTGCGCAATGCCATAAGGTTGGAGTCGTCCAAAAGGTAATCTAGTGCGTTTCTCAAAAACTGCTCGTTACCATAACGTTGTTGGGTTAAGTAATCGAATCCTAGTGGCATGGCTTGGCCTTTCACCGTTTGGTTTTTGGCACCGTCACCGTCGGCGATGACAATCATTTTGTTATTTTGACTTTGGGTTTTAAAATCGGGATAAGCATTTTTCTCACTTCTTGTTGCATAAGCAGATTGGAATTTTCCTTCCAAAGAAACCGCAAATATCTTGGGTGTAGAAGCTTGTTCCATAATGCCAAGGCTATCCATTTTTATCATTTCGGATAAGGCAACATAATTCGGGACAGTCTTGGTTATAGTTCTGTCGCTGGATTCAAACAACACATTGAATTTTACATTCTTTCGGGATAAGGTGTCGATAGAAGTTGGGAATTCGAATTTTACGGGATTAATGTTCTTAGTAATGGCATTTTGATTTTGTGAAATCCCGAGTGGAAAATAGGGCCACATCAAATTGGTGAATTGTGGGTTGCCTGCGATCTCTCCAGTTTTGAGACGGATGATAGCGGATTGTTTCATGTCTTTTACCAAACCTGGATTGACACGAACACCATAACTGAACATCATGTCTGTAAGATTTATATCAACAGGGAAAGCCATAATGTTTTTGGAACGGAAAAGCGTATCCATTTCAGCATTAACAGCATCGAGCATCCAGAGGCTTTTTCCACCATTCATGATGTATTGGTCGAGGATTATTTTTTCGTTTGTCGTAAAGGCTTTTCGTGGTTTTGCAACGACGATGGCATCCATTTGTTTAAGCTTCGGAACATCGGCAAGACTTAGTTCTGTTTTGTTTTCTGGGATAATAGGTCCAATATTATAATTTTCCAAAGCCATGTCGATAAAACTGGTGAACTCTTGTCGTCCCAATTCGTCTTGATTAACCAAAAAACCAATATTTTTTTTAGTTTCTTCGGTTATTGCTTTGATGTTAGAAGCGAAGTTGTATTCGAGGTTTTCGATGGATTTGTTAAGCTGCTCGTTGGAGTCGATGCCGGCTTGTTGGATAATCAACGGGATGGAAAATCCGTAATTATCATAGGTGATCGCGGCATAAGGATAAAGTACAATATTGGTGATTTTTCCGTCTTTGATGTCTGGTAACATCGATGGTTGCATGCCCATAGCTTGTAGGGTATCCATTGGGATTTTTTCAGCAATTGGATCACGGAATTTATAATCGATTTTTGGATTTATTTTTCGAAATTCTTCCAAAATAAATTTGGTTTCGTTTTGTAATTGTTTGAAAGAAGCGGGGAAATCACCATCAAGATAAACTTCGATTGTGATGGGTTTTTTAACCGATTCCAAAGTTTTTACGGTGGCATCAGAAAGCGTATAGCGTTTTTCTTGAGTCAAGTCGAATCTTTTATAAAATACGCCAAAAACGCCTAATATTAAAAGAAGTCCTACAAGGATGTATATGATTTTGTTTTTGTTCATTTCTAAAAAAATATTGAGAGTCTTACTTCTTTTTTAATACCGAAAATTCAGCGGTTTTAAGACAAATTAATATCACCAAAACGAAATAAAATAAGTCCCGCGTGTCAATTAATCCTCTTGTGAATGATGTGAAATGTTGATAAAATCCTAAGTTTTGTAAAATAAAATCTGCGGATCCGAGAAGTTTGTAACTCGCCAATTGTTCTATCCCAAAATACATTACAAAACATAGCAAAACTCCGATAAGGTAAGCCATGATTTGGTTAGACGAGAAAGAAGAAGCCAGAATTCCTAAAGCAGAAAAACCGCCTATCAAAACAATAAGTCCAAAATAGCTTCCCATAGTCATTCCCATATCAATATTTCCAGCAGGAACGCCCAATGTGTAAACGGTGTAGAAATAAATAAGCGACGGAATTAAACACAAAATCCCAATCGTCCATACCGAGAAAAATTTGCCATTAACGATATCAGCAATTTTTAAAGGTTGCGAAAATAACCAAAGCAAAGTTCCGGATTGTTGTTCTTCTGCCAAGCTTCGCATGCTTAAAGCGGGAATGATGAACATTAACAACCACGGCGCTAACACAAAAAAACTTTGTAAAGAAGCACTGCCGATATCTAGAATGTTGAAGCTGTTTTCGAAGAAAAATAAAAATAAAGCCGAGATAAAACTAAAAGCGGCGATGATCATCCATGCGCTCCAGTTTCCAAAATAGCTCCAAAGTTCTTTTTTAAATAATGCAAACATGCGTTTTGTATAATTTATAGTTTTGGTATTTCTAAGATATTCAATTTTTCACCAATTATTTTTTTCCTTTGTTTACCAATTTTACTGTTGCCATAATAAGCATTATTATAACGATAAAGCCTACTAATAATTGCCACCAATAATCGATGATATATGATTTTAGAATAACTGTGAAAACAACACCGAACAAAATGAAAGTCGCAATCTCATTGAATTGTCGTAGTTTGATATTAGCTGTGTCCAGGCTTTGTCCATCTAAGAGTTGAAGACTTTTGGTCTTTTTCCAACTCCAGATATGATAGGCGAGAAGTCCAAGGAGAAAGGTTAATTTTAAATGAAACCAAGGCATTTTCATAAGGCTGGGGTTGAGTCCAATCATCGTAATGCCACTTATTAACATGATAATTCCGGCTGGGATGATGATGATATTCCATAATCTTTTTGTCATAAAAGCATATTGGTGACGAAGGATATTTTGTTTTGGGTTTTCAAAAGTATCTGTGTCTTTGTAGTACACAAAAATTCTTACCAAATAAAAAATTCCCGCAAAATAGCTCACCATGAAAATAATGTGGATCGCTTTGATAATCAAATAAAGCACGTGATAAATTTTTGCAAATATACTTATTTAAAGAATTTCAGATTCTATGAATTGCTAAATATGCTCAATTTCTTTAAATGTAAATAATTTATCTTAAGTTTGTGAAAATTAAAATAAAATAATTAATATGAAGAGAGTTTTACAAGTGGTTTTCTTGTTTTTTGTGTTTTCGTTATCGTTGGGTCAGTCGGCTCAGTTGGTGGGTAAGAAAATTGCGGATTACAAATCGAGCAAACAAAGTTTTACCACTTACAATTTGTTTCAGCAAAGTAATGCTTTGGCAAAACAAGCGAAATTTCAATTGGCGGCAAGAGATGCGATTGCATTGGATCTTAACAAAGTACAGCTGAAAGAACTGGTGGCAAAAAGACCAACAGCTGTAGAAATTTCTGTTCCGTTTCGAGATAAAGAGATTACTTTAGAATTAATTCAAAATGATATTTTCGGAGGTCAGAATAATTTAACAATTCAAACGGATCAAGGTGAGTTTAAATCTTACAAACCGGGTGTTTATTATCAAGGTATTATTAAAGGCGATCCGACGTCGGTGGTAGCATTTAGCTTTTTTGAAGACGATGTTGTAGGTCTTGCCTCAGATCTT
This genomic stretch from Chryseobacterium sp. POL2 harbors:
- a CDS encoding GNAT family N-acetyltransferase; the encoded protein is MDFPKIETERLILNQPHDSDIESIVKILNNKIYSENTLNMPFPYTTESAKFWINLSENGFKNQNHYIFAIRLKEDNQIIGGIDLNIDKAFNKAELGYWMDINFWNNAYTTEAVKAIIDFGFETLHLKRIFATHFDFNPASGKVMQKAGMTMEGILKANSKKGDKYQNHVLYAIVKD
- a CDS encoding RelA/SpoT family protein — its product is MAYDLEKENKEILARYKDLIANTYRTLDEDQNKLIRKAFDIALDAHKDQRRKTGEPYIYHPIEVAKIVANEIGLGATSIACALLHDVIEDSEYTYEDIKKIFGKKIADIVNGLTKISVMNNQNISIQSENYRKLLLTLSEDFRVILIKIADRLHNMRTLESMRPDKQQKIASETVYIYAPMAHRLGLYNIKSELEDLSLKYNNPEVYNEIVSKLELAKESRDKYIQEFKKEVSEQLKEEGLNFKIKGRAKAISSIYRKMMKQNVTFEEVFDNYAIRIIYKSDAKNEKFLAWKIYSIVTDLYRSNPSRMRDWISQPRSTGYESLHLTVMGPDKKWIEVQIRSERMDEIAEKGVAAHYRYKEGYKNSDDQNFDRWVTEIREVLEQQQDLSTSELLDNIKLNLYSKEVFVFTPKGEIKILPTGATALDFAFAVHSDLGMKCLGAKVNGKLVPISYVLQNGDQVDILSSQNQKPKSDWLDFVVTSKAKSKIKTILNSEKNTRTTEGKEILQRKMRHAKLNFNDEEINKLQKFLNLKTSQDVFLGFQDGTYDIGDLRRYLEGRSLFSNILQRFRKSPTSKVNIENDTQAQDLDLIVFGKDEEKLNYSFAKCCTVIPGDKIFGFITISEGIKVHNDNCPNAINLRANYDYRVLVAKWVNAESFKNRIQIEIEGLDRMGMINDITAVISNSMEMDMKSMSIASNDGIFTGTINLEVRNRNQLDETFRQLKNINGVNKVKRLVK
- a CDS encoding ABC transporter permease, producing the protein MFALFKKELWSYFGNWSAWMIIAAFSFISALFLFFFENSFNILDIGSASLQSFFVLAPWLLMFIIPALSMRSLAEEQQSGTLLWLFSQPLKIADIVNGKFFSVWTIGILCLIPSLIYFYTVYTLGVPAGNIDMGMTMGSYFGLIVLIGGFSALGILASSFSSNQIMAYLIGVLLCFVMYFGIEQLASYKLLGSADFILQNLGFYQHFTSFTRGLIDTRDLFYFVLVILICLKTAEFSVLKKK
- the gldG gene encoding gliding motility-associated ABC transporter substrate-binding protein GldG, with product MNKNKIIYILVGLLLILGVFGVFYKRFDLTQEKRYTLSDATVKTLESVKKPITIEVYLDGDFPASFKQLQNETKFILEEFRKINPKIDYKFRDPIAEKIPMDTLQAMGMQPSMLPDIKDGKITNIVLYPYAAITYDNYGFSIPLIIQQAGIDSNEQLNKSIENLEYNFASNIKAITEETKKNIGFLVNQDELGRQEFTSFIDMALENYNIGPIIPENKTELSLADVPKLKQMDAIVVAKPRKAFTTNEKIILDQYIMNGGKSLWMLDAVNAEMDTLFRSKNIMAFPVDINLTDMMFSYGVRVNPGLVKDMKQSAIIRLKTGEIAGNPQFTNLMWPYFPLGISQNQNAITKNINPVKFEFPTSIDTLSRKNVKFNVLFESSDRTITKTVPNYVALSEMIKMDSLGIMEQASTPKIFAVSLEGKFQSAYATRSEKNAYPDFKTQSQNNKMIVIADGDGAKNQTVKGQAMPLGFDYLTQQRYGNEQFLRNALDYLLDDSNLMALRNRNLEMRLLDKQRIDGERQNWQWINLLLPLGILGLLGGLFFWLRKKQFS
- a CDS encoding CopD family protein → MLYLIIKAIHIIFMVSYFAGIFYLVRIFVYYKDTDTFENPKQNILRHQYAFMTKRLWNIIIIPAGIIMLISGITMIGLNPSLMKMPWFHLKLTFLLGLLAYHIWSWKKTKSLQLLDGQSLDTANIKLRQFNEIATFILFGVVFTVILKSYIIDYWWQLLVGFIVIIMLIMATVKLVNKGKK